The segment TTAAGAGCGTGAGGATGAGTGTATCTAGCAAGATTATGCTAACAAGAGCTTATCTTGACAAGTCACACCGATGACATTTAAAAGGGGATTGATATCACATCTTGTTTTGGAAATGCAGTGGTAATTTGGTTCTGGTGACAGATTCATGAATGGTTTTAGTCAAGCTTGTTGTGTGTCTCATCTCATTgagagacacaccaacacagtaaACAAATTCTTCTGTGGACGTACTGCATACAGAAAAAGCTCAGACGTTATCTGCTGCATGATCACCACTCAAACCATCCAAAATGCAGCAAAATGTAAACTTTAGGGTTACCATGGGATGCATGCAAAATGAGATGACATGGGAGGCATTAGTGGAGGGAAGCTGAATACAAAAGGAGTTTTGTGAGGATTTTACAGCAGTTCTGCAGCAGTGAGGATTGAACAGGGACAACAGTTGTGCGTACCACAGTGACTTTCAAATGGGCTGCTCTGTTGCATATAATCTCTATTATgttgcatttttatttaaaagctgtatttttaatacatattattattacatttgtgcGGTACAGACAGGCACTGATGACAGAATACATGCTGCGTAGTATTTCAGTGACTGTACTTGAACAGGGTAAGCTACCAATCTCATTTATATCAGTGCCTGCATTTGATTTTCTAATTTAGGGAAAATATGACTGTAAATAACATGTCTAAGAGCTGAAGAATTCAGCTGTTAGTTGCCCAACACAGGTCGGCATTAACAGGAATATCTTCACATTTATCAAATGACAGTCCTGGAACAAGACCTTAAagcaattattttatttattccaTAAACCATTACAAGATTCGTGAACATCATCGTTAACAAATACATACAATCCATGTACAATTCGcccatactcatgcacacatttaATTAGAACGCAAGTAAATACAATGCACATATAACTGCACGCGCAGAGCGGGTGGACATCCCTCGACCGGTGGAAGTGGCGGTTGTTGCTGTGCTTGTTGTTGAGGCTTTCATATGCACTTGAGTATGTAGGAGTTGCAGTTACTCCCACGGCCACAGTCGCATAGCGTCCCAAAGCGTGGTCCATACCTCATGGCGCAACGAGAACCCATCCCACACTGCAAAATAAACTCACAGCAGTCATCATCAAGCGCTGCGTCATGACGATGTGTCTTCACATTACCTTTTAACATTAGAAGGCTTATTGAACTCTACATTATGGACACTAATTTGCATAATGTCTAATTAATAATATTTTATCtgttgaaagaaaagaaagggttAAGTGGGATCAAAGCATTTTGTTGTGGACTTGTTTAGGCTAATTAGGCTAAGCTCCTTTATCTCGACTGGACTCTAATTGCATGTAGGTGAACACTGTCCATAAGAAAACCTTAATTACTGACATTTCGCGGCTAGTTGTCATTGTTTACTCTGCCAGAACTTTTTAATTGCATTACCACTGACTGCTCCCACAGTTAAAGCTTTTAGGTCTATCTCTAGAAATTCGTGAAGCATAGCTCACAACAGCATTGTGttaaatatttctctctctctctccctctctctctatctctcatcagTTACTCTTTTACCATGGGGATCCCTCTCTTTTCCGAGCTCGGCAGCTGCTCATTGTATCTCCCCAGAAGCACGTCCATTGCCTGCAACTGTAGGAGAAAGAAGATAACTTAATTAGATAACGAAGCTGTGGTTATAGTGAATCTGGAAAAAAGTACAAACATCTGCACTTCAGATTTTTTGGAGAAAATGCACatttttacataaaatgtactaTTTTGCTAAATATatagtgaaaatgaaaagaatcTAGCACATCTATGGGTATGTTAGATTGAGAATACCCATAGATGTGTTAGATTATTTTCCTTTTCAAGTACAAGTATTTTTCACACTACAAGTATGAAAACTAATATGAAATTATGATTTAAAAACCCAACAATTTAAAAACCCAACATTTTGCGTGACTCACCAAATCTCTATCCGCAGACACGACAGAGTTCTGTGGCCCAACGTCTTCTGTCGACACTTCCTTTGACACCTGTCCGTTACAGATGACGGACAGGAAACTGATGCATAAGAGACCAAATAACATTCCTGCGCTATCCATGGTCCTGAGAGATTGAAGGGTGAAACTCAGAATCCGGGGTCACCCAACTCAAACTCAGGGGCAAGAGCGAAGACTGGAATGACCGGACGACTCTCCTTTATAAACAAACAAGCTCCGCCCGCAAAGCTAACGTTATTGTCCTCAAATGCATAATTTATCGGGCGGAAATTGTCCAGTATCTACCTGATGCAAACAGAATGAAAATGAACAGCAACAATATCCTCTGCAGGTGCTTTGCAGTTGTTCATTAAATATATTAACGCTTCCTGAAAATCACTGTACATGACCCCACTGAATTGGTTTAATGTTTATCTGCAGTAAATTAGTGCCGTCTGGGGTTGCCTAATCGTCGAAATTAACTTTTCTTCATCCAGTTTAGAATAAACATTAAATAACACTGGAGTTTCAAAAATCAATCACTTCAGTTTTCTTAGTTCGTACTGCTTCAATGAACAGATTAGCCAAGGAATTaactaattaaaaaataatgcaCCTATCatcatttaaatataaatgcatttgGGATAACGTGAGAAATAACTTCGAaagttttatattttataaatcCAAACTTTTGTGCTCAACATCCCTGGTGGGTAAACAATATAACATGAAAGCAGACCAGCTGAATTCCAGAGGATCCAGATGGAAAGATCGGAAGACCATTTGTCTGACCCGAAACAGAGGTGTGGATAATTCAGGCTACTTTCATGAATTTAGAAGTCATAGAGTGAACAACATAAGGCCTGTTCACAGACGCCTCTGGAATAAAAATGGGGACACTTTGGAATTTGTGGAACGGAGGTGGAAACACAGTTAGTGATAACAAAAAGCTTATAACTGTCTTTTAGGTTTAAGTATTTTAAGTTTTAAACAACATCTATAGCCCTCATAAACGCAAACAGAAGTGGGATCTGCTCTGGGTCAGGGTCGCATACTCTACGCCTAAATGAAATGGACGCTAAATCTGTCATACTATAATTGTAACCGCACACGATGGGTAATGCGAATTTGAACGACTTCAAACACATGTCTAATAGAGGAGTGAGCATATGTTTTTACGTTTGGAGTATACGTAGGTGGGGGCAGAAAATACAGTAACAGCCGAAACCAATGCATGCCTACACTGCGCGGCAGAGGGAGCTGCTGCCGCACTTAACTTGGTTGACTTGTGATGGTTATTTCCTGAAACGCATACTTTTGGATTTAGGAAGAACACACCCAGTGACATcagtaagaaaaaaaagcctcacTCACAGACTGCACTGAAGGAGCGAGGGGGCAAGGGGTGCCTTCCCGAATAACTGATAGCAACTTTACTGGGAAGATCTGGAAGGAACCACGGGCACGCAACATAAACCAGAGCAACACCTGGGGAAGTGTGGATACTTTTGAGAAAGTTTTGAAGAGGCAATGTCAACTTCAGACGAATCAGACGGGCTTCGGCCACGTTATGGGTGTAAGTGCTCAAAACTTTTTCTCACTCACCTTAAGTCTTAAGTTACCTAttggcatagagagagaggttgctTCAACTTCAAAAGGATGTGTTGGAGCATCATTAGAGATTAGCAACATTTTCTACGACTATGGTCTGCAAAATGTTGCGTAAACAAATGCTTACAAATTTGAGTTTGTCCACCGTCTCTGGCGTATCCTTTTGAATCAACGTGTAACTCCGACTTCCGCGTTTTCATTAATCGCTACAGTTCCTCGCCCTGCCTTCCATCGATACTTGTTTTTAATATATGTAATTTACTATCAATTGGTTCTTGTGCCAGGTAGAGCACATATTTGTTTGAGGTCAGAGTAAAAGACAGCAAATGTCGACTCGGTAGATGAATCGATTTTtatttccaaaaagttttcgaGCAAAAAGGTGAACATTAGTTGCCCAACTTCCCCGTGCGAAGTATTAGCTATGGAACCTCTCACAAGTCTGGTTGTGCTTTGAGATATGTAAATTATTCATGCAGTACATTTTATCACAGTGTGTACAGTTGGTAAAGCTTCAGCCACGGCCGACGTTATCGTTTCTTCAATTGAAGGAAAAGGTGGGATAGAGCCTAAACGTTCATGGAACAGAGAAGTATTTCAACTGAAACTTTATCTTGGCCTCCGCAAACCATTTCATTTACTAGGTCAGTACTGAAAGGGCCACAATGTCACTGTCAGCGCCATAGACAGTGATAGAAGTGAAGTCTATGGATACATTGTAGGCCACTCACCGTTACTGTGCAACTCATTACAGGAATATTTCTATTTTAGTAACTGACCGGTGTAGGCGGGAAGTTTATTAACGCTTTCAGACCCCTTTGTATGAAAATAGGAGAAGTATAACCCACCCAAACGTTGACCTATACACGAAGAAAAGCCCAGACCAATAGACTCCCGACTGCCGAAGTAGTCGACTTGAGAGAACTGTGAGAAGTTTCTAAATAAATGGAATCCATCACATCCACACCCCAGCCGTGTCCTTTTGATCAGTTATTAATTTGTACATAATGAAGTAGCGATAGCATATTCAAGAAAGAGACTTGGTCTTagaagtgtgtctgtatgtaagtGCAAAACATCAGAAACATCATGACTGTAGTAGAAACTCAATAGTCCATTTTAGGTTTGAGCTTTTACAACGATTCCTTTCACTGACCAGAGGCCCCTCTCCCCAAGGTTCAGCAGGGAATCACTGTTCGATTTTAAAAGCACTGCTGATCttccagctgacacacacactgtaagtcTGGTGAGGTCTGAAAGTTACAGGGACATCAACATTCTCCTCTCAGTTGGCCATCCTTATGACTCTTAGTAAGACCCTCGTAAATCACTTCAGTATGTGAGCTCAGCACAGCttcatggggagagagaggggagagaggggagagaggggagagaggggagagagaagagagagcgagagcgccAGAGGGCCAGAGGGGTTGAGGCTCCTGCCAAGTTACGCAATCACCAACCTGCATCAGCCCAGCCTCTGTACAGAGGGACCAGCAACCTTTTAAAAAGCCAATAAGAAAACCCCAgagtaatgaaatgaatgaatacgcTACTTTGTTTCACAGCTTGGGTATCTGTAATATGGGGCAAGGTTCCTGGGCCAAGAAATGACATGAAATACCGGTGTTATTTAATCAGTGTATGTAACCCCATGCTCCCAGCTCAAAGCGGACATAATTCCCATGCTgagctcgagagagagagaggccatgtttgtgtctgcagcGTTGACGAATCGCAGTGCTGCATGCATGGGACGTTTATGCGTTTGTCACTCGTTTAttggttttgttgtttgtgtttagcgGTCCTGGATGGCGAGCACAGGCTCACGGCCGAGGAGATGGACGAGCGGAGGCAGCAGAACATGGCCTACGAGTACCTGTGCCACCTGGAGGAGGCCAAGAGGTGAGTGCTGGGGGAGGGCTGCGCTGGGGTCGGGTGGGGTCGGGTGGGGATGTGGTGACTTTAATGTGCGCAAGCAGGGGGAGGGATGAGATGTTTTGCTGAAACCCAGCTGTCAGCTGAGATACAAAGGGGTGTGGACTTGATTTGTGTTTTCAATATCTGGTGGTTGAAAAGCTGGTCTGAATTTCTGTGCAGGGATGATTGGGAGTTTTGAATGGGAGAATAAGCGCAGTTGTATACCGGCTTGGGGTGGTCATTTCGGGGATATTCGTGTAAGACTGGGATGTGTGGTTTAGAGGCAAACCTGGGTAAATGAACTCAGAGCCCTATGGCTCTGTTTTGAAGCCATGGGACTTCTCTATAAGGGGGTTTACAACtcatccaggtttgtcactaaaccacgtgcTTGAAATGCCCCATAGGTCTGaactgctttgtttgttttatgta is part of the Clupea harengus chromosome 6, Ch_v2.0.2, whole genome shotgun sequence genome and harbors:
- the cartl gene encoding cocaine- and amphetamine-regulated transcript-like produces the protein MDSAGMLFGLLCISFLSVICNGQVSKEVSTEDVGPQNSVVSADRDLLQAMDVLLGRYNEQLPSSEKRGIPMCGMGSRCAMRYGPRFGTLCDCGRGSNCNSYILKCI